In Biomphalaria glabrata chromosome 11, xgBioGlab47.1, whole genome shotgun sequence, the following proteins share a genomic window:
- the LOC106063217 gene encoding mannose-binding protein C-like — MTISAFQCLLFAALCVLVASDIKVILDNAKVIAKGTFSNKLYYISKPPVASFAQAKNWCAANGAGYPVEIESLEEFAFLESLVKPNSGLRVFIAGTDANKDGTWVSQRTGAQLNVFDWSFGEPNNNERQEDCLELIADRAGRLNDIPCNNPNGVFSALCEKELF, encoded by the exons ATGACCATCTCAGCTTTTCAATGTCTTCTGTTTGCAGCTCTGTGCGTCCTTGTGGCCTCAG ATATTAAAGTGATCTTGGATAACGCAAAGGTTATAGCTAAAGGAACTTTCTCCAATAAGCTGTATTACATTTCTAAGCCACCTGTTGCCAGCTTTGCCCAAGCCAAGAACTGGTGTGCTGCAAACGGAGCAGGTTATCCTGTTGAGATAGAAAGTCTTGAAGAGTTTGCATTCCTGGAATCGCTAGTCAAACCAAACAGTGGCCTTAGAGTGTTCATTGCAGGCACTGACGCCAATAAAGACGGCACTTGGGTCAGTCAGCGAACTGGCGCACAACTGAATGTTTTTGATTGGTCATTTGGAGAGCCTAACAATAATGAGAGGCAAGAAGATTGTCTTGAGCTGATCGCCGACAGGGCTGGCAGGTTGAATGATATTCCATGCAATAACCCGAATGGAGTTTTTAGTGCACTGTGTGAAAAGGagttgttttaa